One stretch of Paenibacillus sp. AN1007 DNA includes these proteins:
- a CDS encoding ABC transporter ATP-binding protein, with amino-acid sequence MDVLRQLQTYFWEKRTYLLVSILFLALATALGLVYPNLLRILIDDVIIPRNFEDVPMLALTVLGVVILKAGMQFLHGFFGGRLGNYLAYRLRNACYEKLQFLSFRYYDTAKTGDLMSRLTGDLEAIRNFIGFGFAQILNMVLMVVFGAIMMMTMSWQLTLLTLVCIPLLAFVALRFESRIHPAFQEMRLALSSLTTAVQENITGVRTVKSFAREPYEVEKFSTRNERYKTNQIHAATLWSRYFPIMEILASVSVVLLLVIGGRMVIQQTLTLGQLVAFFSLIWYIIGPMWGLGFHINNYTQSKASGERVLELLNTPVDVQETEDPVIVEAEQVKGHVTFESVTFAYGNKMPAVTDINFDAPPGSVIGFLGGTGSGKSTIIQLLMRAYNVNSGSIKLDGRNIKDMGIRSLRSQIASVFQETFLFSSSIRNNISYGLKNVTMDEIIRAAKLAKAHDFIMEFPEGYDTVVGERGMGLSGGQKQRIAIARALLKNPKILVLDDATSAVDMETEHEIQSGFQEVMRGRTTFIIAHRISSLRHADEILVLDEGRVVQRGKHTELIQVPGPYQDVYKIQYADYIARDKREVGEQVNS; translated from the coding sequence ATGGATGTTCTTAGGCAGCTGCAAACCTATTTTTGGGAGAAGAGAACGTATTTACTGGTATCGATCTTGTTCCTCGCCTTAGCGACCGCACTTGGATTGGTCTATCCGAACCTGCTGCGAATTCTGATCGATGACGTCATTATTCCCCGCAATTTTGAAGACGTTCCCATGCTTGCCCTGACGGTGTTAGGCGTCGTCATTTTGAAAGCGGGCATGCAGTTTTTACACGGTTTCTTTGGAGGGCGGCTTGGTAATTATTTAGCTTACCGTCTGCGCAACGCATGTTATGAAAAGCTTCAATTTTTATCCTTCCGTTATTATGATACGGCCAAAACAGGTGATCTGATGTCCCGCCTCACGGGAGACTTGGAGGCCATCCGTAACTTTATCGGATTTGGTTTCGCCCAGATTCTCAACATGGTTCTCATGGTCGTATTCGGCGCAATCATGATGATGACGATGAGCTGGCAGTTAACACTGCTGACACTCGTCTGTATTCCACTGCTCGCCTTTGTTGCGCTTCGATTCGAATCCAGAATTCATCCCGCATTTCAGGAAATGCGGCTGGCATTAAGCTCACTAACAACAGCAGTGCAGGAGAACATTACAGGTGTTCGGACGGTGAAATCGTTTGCACGCGAGCCTTATGAAGTGGAGAAGTTCTCTACAAGGAATGAACGTTACAAAACAAATCAGATCCATGCTGCCACGTTGTGGAGCCGCTATTTTCCGATTATGGAGATTCTGGCTTCAGTAAGTGTTGTACTGCTGCTTGTCATCGGTGGACGAATGGTCATCCAGCAAACGCTTACCCTGGGTCAACTCGTTGCTTTTTTCAGTTTGATCTGGTACATAATCGGGCCGATGTGGGGTCTGGGATTTCATATCAATAACTATACGCAGTCCAAAGCTTCAGGTGAACGTGTTCTTGAACTGCTGAATACCCCTGTTGACGTGCAAGAGACCGAAGACCCGGTTATTGTGGAAGCGGAACAGGTGAAAGGTCATGTGACCTTCGAATCGGTAACCTTTGCATACGGCAACAAAATGCCTGCCGTGACAGATATTAATTTTGATGCTCCGCCCGGTTCTGTAATCGGTTTCCTTGGTGGAACAGGCTCAGGTAAGTCGACCATTATTCAGCTTTTGATGCGGGCCTATAATGTTAATTCCGGCTCGATCAAACTCGATGGCAGAAACATCAAAGACATGGGCATTCGCAGTTTACGAAGTCAGATTGCCTCTGTGTTTCAGGAAACCTTCCTGTTCTCTTCCAGTATTCGCAACAACATCTCTTACGGACTGAAAAATGTCACGATGGATGAGATTATCCGTGCAGCCAAGCTGGCGAAAGCGCATGACTTCATTATGGAGTTTCCCGAAGGATATGATACCGTCGTCGGTGAACGCGGGATGGGGTTGTCGGGAGGACAGAAACAGCGGATTGCCATTGCAAGGGCACTGCTGAAAAATCCAAAAATCCTTGTGCTTGATGATGCTACCAGCGCTGTCGATATGGAAACCGAGCATGAGATTCAATCAGGCTTCCAGGAAGTAATGCGCGGCCGCACAACATTTATTATCGCACACCGTATTTCTTCATTGCGGCACGCAGATGAAATATTGGTGCTGGATGAAGGCCGTGTAGTACAGCGCGGTAAACATACCGAGCTGATCCAGGTGCCGGGACCTTATCAGGATGTTTATAAAATTCAATATGCAGACTACATTGCCCGCGACAAGCGGGAGGTTGGGGAGCAGGTGAACTCATGA
- a CDS encoding ABC transporter ATP-binding protein, whose translation MSAETLTDRREVKETSDKKLNERFVYQDDEVIEKPFNWQEFGRLFAYMKPYARQLLPLVILMMILGTITKLSVPFLISLAIDRAIAPQNGVPSLTLLYLIAGSILLLYLIQWAANTYRIKLTNIIGQRVIYDLRSDLFKHIQKLSFNFFDKRPAGSVLVRVTNDINSLQDLFTNGAVNVMIDCVQLLGIIVILLLINWKLGLAVIITVPIMFIISTKLRVLIRRAWQDVRMKNSRINSHLNESIQGIRVTQAYTQEKENMKYFDNMNMSSKKSWDRASAMNQGFGPLIEITGGFGTLILFWYGAHLIQNEMLTVGLLVAFANYVGNFWDPINRLGQMYNQLLVAMASSERIFEFMDEKPNIADKPGAKPLPSIKGDIVFDNVVFEYEKGRQALKGISFSAAAGQSIALVGHTGSGKSTIINLISRFYDITEGRLTIDGHDVRDVTVESLRSQISIVLQDTFIFSGTIRDNIRFGRLDATNEEVEEAAKAVNAHEFIMKLPGGYDTEVEERGNVLSMGQRQLLSFARALLADPRILILDEATASIDTETELKIQEALKVLLKGRTSFMVAHRLSTIRNADNIIVLDHGEIKEEGNHEQLIEKQGVYNGLIEAQYRFL comes from the coding sequence ATGAGTGCCGAAACACTAACAGACAGGCGCGAGGTCAAGGAGACCTCTGACAAAAAACTGAATGAACGATTTGTTTATCAGGATGATGAAGTGATAGAGAAACCGTTTAACTGGCAGGAATTCGGACGACTGTTTGCGTACATGAAACCGTATGCCAGGCAGCTCCTGCCGCTCGTCATTCTGATGATGATTCTTGGAACCATAACAAAATTGTCTGTACCTTTCCTGATCAGTCTTGCGATAGACAGAGCCATTGCACCGCAAAACGGGGTACCCAGCTTAACACTGCTGTACCTGATTGCCGGTTCGATCCTGCTCTTGTATCTCATTCAGTGGGCAGCTAACACATATCGGATCAAACTGACCAATATTATAGGTCAGCGGGTGATTTACGATCTTCGTTCAGACTTGTTCAAACATATTCAGAAGCTGTCCTTTAACTTTTTTGACAAAAGACCTGCAGGCTCGGTGCTTGTACGTGTAACAAATGATATTAACTCGCTGCAGGATTTGTTCACGAATGGTGCAGTCAACGTCATGATCGACTGTGTGCAGCTGCTCGGAATTATAGTCATTCTCTTGTTAATCAATTGGAAACTCGGCCTCGCGGTCATTATTACAGTGCCGATTATGTTCATTATATCGACCAAACTGCGGGTGCTGATCCGCCGGGCATGGCAGGATGTGCGTATGAAGAACTCACGGATTAACTCTCACTTGAATGAATCCATTCAAGGAATCCGGGTAACGCAGGCATATACGCAGGAAAAAGAAAACATGAAATATTTCGACAACATGAACATGTCCAGCAAAAAGTCCTGGGACAGAGCTTCAGCGATGAACCAGGGATTCGGTCCTTTGATTGAAATCACAGGTGGGTTCGGAACGTTGATTCTGTTCTGGTATGGTGCACATCTTATTCAAAATGAAATGCTGACTGTGGGTCTGCTTGTTGCCTTCGCCAACTATGTCGGTAACTTCTGGGACCCGATCAACCGTCTCGGACAAATGTACAATCAGCTGCTGGTCGCGATGGCATCGTCTGAACGAATCTTTGAATTCATGGATGAGAAGCCAAATATCGCGGATAAACCGGGAGCTAAGCCGCTTCCTTCTATTAAAGGGGATATCGTATTTGATAATGTCGTCTTTGAGTACGAAAAAGGGAGACAGGCGCTGAAAGGAATCAGTTTTTCCGCGGCAGCCGGGCAGTCCATTGCCCTTGTCGGTCATACAGGTTCCGGTAAGAGTACGATTATCAATCTGATCAGCCGTTTCTATGACATCACGGAAGGACGACTGACCATCGATGGACATGATGTGCGTGATGTTACTGTAGAAAGCCTGCGCAGTCAGATCAGCATCGTGCTGCAGGATACATTTATTTTCTCGGGAACGATCCGGGATAATATCCGATTCGGACGACTGGATGCGACGAATGAAGAGGTTGAAGAAGCGGCGAAAGCCGTTAACGCTCACGAGTTTATTATGAAGCTGCCTGGCGGATATGACACCGAGGTAGAAGAGCGAGGGAACGTCCTGTCTATGGGGCAAAGACAGCTGTTATCCTTTGCCCGGGCGCTGCTCGCCGATCCGCGTATTCTGATTCTGGATGAAGCTACAGCCAGCATCGATACCGAGACCGAGCTGAAAATTCAGGAAGCCCTTAAGGTGCTGCTCAAGGGACGGACGTCCTTTATGGTTGCTCACCGGCTGTCTACGATCCGTAATGCGGATAATATTATCGTATTGGATCATGGAGAGATCAAGGAAGAAGGGAATCATGAACAGCTGATTGAGAAACAAGGGGTGTACAACGGTTTAATTGAAGCGCAGTATCGTTTCTTATAA
- a CDS encoding AraC family transcriptional regulator — protein sequence MQIKATEQVNSYAAFDMFDQLHFKLIELKTADQGHSEASWRLGTQFLDSYMLLFIVNGEGWLTVDGEFVELRSGTIYAAMPGQLVEAEVRGKAERSLYQMRFSISYEREIDETSAQAMMKRICNFTTKGEMRSDSPVTMSLICREIEENARHANGLQRYYGQIRFQELLYTMFSDMLQLESNDAMRPIEQARHYMEQHYMDKMTIQDMADAARMSARHFMRLFKKRYGCSAVDYLTIYRIKQAQIMMRNDQNFRLKEIAACVGFQDEMYFRRKFKQISGLPPAAFIRNSKQRIAAVHSQGIGILLALDIIPCASEANHPWTSYYRRKYETDKVTPLVDGEEGCLEQLNTIRPDYIVAVREEMSASMMHRLNSLAPVCVISQSEGDWRDHLRTAAQFLNRPAAAEVWLQRYEQKAAVVRSQLSEQVRTDKLIILSVKDSKIQVMGPRTIASVFYTDLQLNAPEGIENIWQQSHAGIHDLSDLAHLSIDRALIIVNADDESSQKWAELQQSEVWKASKAVQTGGVDMLIPSVLLDYTAFTHELMLDEVLKLWQHRP from the coding sequence ATGCAGATCAAAGCGACAGAACAGGTTAATTCATATGCAGCTTTTGATATGTTTGACCAGCTTCATTTTAAGTTAATTGAGTTGAAGACTGCGGATCAAGGCCATTCGGAAGCAAGCTGGCGTCTCGGAACACAATTTCTCGATAGTTACATGCTGCTGTTTATAGTGAATGGTGAGGGCTGGCTCACCGTGGATGGTGAATTTGTTGAACTCAGGAGCGGCACGATCTATGCAGCAATGCCGGGACAGCTCGTTGAAGCGGAGGTTCGGGGGAAGGCTGAACGAAGCCTGTATCAGATGAGATTCAGTATTTCATATGAAAGAGAAATAGACGAGACATCTGCTCAGGCGATGATGAAGCGGATTTGCAATTTTACGACGAAGGGGGAGATGCGCTCCGACTCGCCAGTTACCATGAGTTTGATATGCCGGGAGATCGAGGAGAATGCCAGGCATGCGAACGGTTTACAGCGGTATTATGGCCAAATTCGTTTCCAGGAGCTGCTGTACACGATGTTCAGTGACATGCTTCAGCTGGAATCTAATGATGCCATGCGGCCTATCGAACAGGCCAGACATTATATGGAACAGCATTATATGGATAAAATGACGATACAGGATATGGCTGACGCGGCACGAATGAGCGCACGCCATTTCATGCGCTTATTTAAGAAGAGATACGGATGCAGCGCAGTGGACTATTTGACGATCTATCGGATCAAGCAGGCTCAGATAATGATGAGGAATGATCAAAACTTCAGGCTGAAGGAGATTGCGGCTTGTGTGGGGTTTCAGGATGAAATGTATTTTCGCCGTAAATTCAAGCAAATCTCAGGACTTCCTCCCGCGGCTTTTATACGTAACAGCAAGCAGCGTATTGCTGCAGTGCACTCCCAAGGCATCGGAATATTACTTGCTCTTGATATTATTCCCTGCGCCTCCGAAGCCAATCACCCATGGACAAGTTATTACAGGCGTAAATACGAGACGGATAAGGTCACGCCCCTGGTTGATGGAGAAGAAGGCTGTTTGGAACAGTTGAATACAATCCGGCCCGATTATATTGTCGCTGTTCGTGAGGAAATGTCCGCCAGTATGATGCATCGTTTGAATTCGCTGGCACCTGTTTGTGTCATTTCGCAGTCGGAAGGCGATTGGCGTGATCATTTGAGAACTGCTGCTCAATTCTTGAACCGGCCTGCCGCAGCCGAAGTTTGGCTTCAAAGGTATGAGCAAAAAGCGGCTGTCGTGCGTTCACAGTTATCCGAGCAGGTTCGTACGGACAAACTGATTATACTCAGCGTGAAGGATTCTAAGATTCAAGTCATGGGTCCACGAACGATTGCTTCCGTTTTTTATACCGACCTGCAGCTTAACGCACCGGAAGGCATAGAGAACATTTGGCAGCAATCGCATGCAGGCATTCACGACCTAAGTGACCTGGCACATTTATCGATAGACAGAGCATTAATTATTGTGAATGCGGATGATGAATCCAGCCAGAAGTGGGCGGAGCTGCAGCAATCTGAGGTCTGGAAGGCATCAAAAGCAGTGCAGACTGGCGGTGTTGATATGCTGATCCCAAGTGTTTTGCTGGATTATACCGCGTTTACTCATGAACTAATGCTGGATGAAGTGTTAAAACTGTGGCAGCATCGTCCATAA
- a CDS encoding ABC transporter substrate-binding protein, with amino-acid sequence MKVKFWLLTGVLLILVVLSACGQASEQQSTGSGENIASQPSEASNTSESEQQQENQFKVVQTEMGEISIPASPKRVVGLSVVYPELLYALGVVPVAVQNYHEEFPKYLQEPFANTVKMGIAKTPDFEMILAADPDLIIAPAWWSKKDYDQLSRIAPTVLLPQREEWPDELQDIAAVLGKEQEAKQVMADLKQHEKEGSDKLYNLIGEETVLYVRIMEKEIILNGPNLSRGAFIHKRLGLKPVNNFPEGEASLSISMEVLPEYDADHLIIQLDDEENSEIKKKYEELLSTSIWKNLKAVKQNHVYLVGGKEWFNLGMAPMADNYVIDDIVAAFEEKNEQDR; translated from the coding sequence GTGAAGGTTAAGTTTTGGCTGTTGACAGGGGTTCTATTGATACTTGTGGTGCTCAGTGCATGCGGACAAGCATCCGAGCAACAATCAACTGGTTCGGGAGAGAATATCGCAAGTCAGCCCTCTGAAGCTTCAAATACAAGTGAATCAGAACAGCAGCAGGAAAACCAGTTCAAAGTTGTACAAACGGAGATGGGAGAGATTTCGATCCCTGCTTCACCAAAGCGTGTGGTGGGGTTATCCGTTGTATATCCAGAACTGCTGTACGCGCTGGGTGTGGTTCCGGTTGCTGTACAAAATTATCATGAGGAATTTCCGAAATATTTGCAGGAGCCTTTTGCCAATACGGTGAAAATGGGAATTGCGAAAACTCCGGATTTCGAAATGATACTCGCCGCTGATCCTGACTTGATTATTGCACCTGCATGGTGGTCGAAGAAGGATTATGATCAGCTCTCGCGCATCGCTCCTACCGTGCTGCTGCCTCAGCGCGAAGAATGGCCGGATGAGCTGCAGGATATCGCTGCGGTTCTTGGAAAGGAGCAGGAAGCGAAACAGGTTATGGCGGATTTGAAGCAGCACGAAAAAGAGGGATCTGACAAACTGTATAATCTGATTGGCGAGGAAACGGTGCTGTACGTAAGGATTATGGAAAAGGAAATTATTCTAAACGGTCCGAACCTCTCACGCGGAGCATTTATTCACAAGCGGCTCGGTCTAAAGCCTGTGAACAATTTCCCGGAAGGTGAGGCCTCGTTGTCCATTTCTATGGAGGTCCTGCCGGAATATGATGCGGATCATCTCATTATTCAGCTGGATGACGAAGAAAATTCGGAAATAAAGAAAAAATATGAGGAATTGCTGAGCACATCGATCTGGAAAAACCTAAAGGCTGTGAAACAGAATCACGTGTACCTCGTGGGTGGTAAGGAATGGTTTAATCTCGGTATGGCTCCGATGGCCGACAATTATGTAATCGATGATATCGTGGCTGCTTTTGAAGAGAAAAACGAACAAGACAGATGA
- a CDS encoding NAD(P)/FAD-dependent oxidoreductase: MNDLDIYDVTIIGGGPAGMYAAFYAGMREMKVKVIEGKDRLGGFLQTYADKTIWDVGGLPPMKCAKLIDWLVQQAGTFEPVVVFNQTIDTFSRLENGVIVLQAETGELHYTRSVIAAIGRGIAEVQKLDMNTAHDYERGNLHYTVQHLDYFAGKKVLISGGGNSAVDWALELVERACSVTVVHRQDSFRAMERSVRQMKSKAEVRTPYQIEHLYGNGERIHQVGIINITTNEVMRLDVDDVIISHGYTSHVSNLSRCGLAMEEGMIGMNQLAETNVPGIFTAGDCASREGKVRLIAGAFNDAIVAVNSAKMYVEPAAAGMAYVSSHNELFREKNRALARDQT, encoded by the coding sequence GTGAATGATCTCGACATTTATGATGTAACGATTATTGGCGGAGGTCCCGCTGGAATGTATGCAGCATTTTACGCCGGTATGCGTGAGATGAAAGTGAAGGTGATTGAAGGCAAAGATCGGCTGGGTGGATTTCTTCAGACCTATGCGGATAAAACGATATGGGATGTTGGCGGACTGCCGCCGATGAAATGCGCCAAACTTATTGATTGGCTTGTTCAGCAAGCAGGTACATTTGAGCCCGTTGTGGTGTTTAATCAAACGATAGACACGTTTAGTCGTCTGGAGAATGGGGTCATTGTGCTGCAGGCGGAAACGGGCGAACTGCATTATACGCGAAGTGTAATTGCTGCTATTGGGCGAGGCATCGCCGAGGTGCAAAAGCTGGATATGAACACTGCACATGACTATGAACGAGGAAATCTGCATTATACGGTGCAGCATTTGGATTATTTTGCGGGGAAAAAAGTGTTGATCTCTGGCGGAGGCAACAGCGCCGTGGATTGGGCGCTTGAACTTGTGGAAAGGGCCTGCTCGGTAACGGTAGTGCACAGGCAGGATTCGTTTCGTGCAATGGAGCGCAGCGTAAGACAGATGAAAAGCAAGGCGGAGGTACGAACTCCCTATCAGATTGAACATTTATATGGGAACGGGGAACGTATTCATCAGGTCGGTATAATCAACATCACAACAAATGAAGTCATGCGTCTTGATGTGGATGATGTAATTATAAGCCATGGATATACAAGCCATGTCAGCAATCTCTCTCGATGCGGACTTGCCATGGAGGAAGGCATGATCGGCATGAACCAGCTGGCTGAAACGAATGTCCCTGGTATTTTTACTGCAGGAGATTGTGCTTCGAGGGAAGGTAAAGTGAGATTGATAGCAGGTGCTTTCAATGACGCGATCGTGGCAGTCAACAGTGCCAAGATGTATGTGGAGCCCGCTGCGGCCGGAATGGCCTATGTGTCGTCACATAATGAGCTGTTTCGAGAGAAAAATCGTGCTCTGGCACGAGATCAAACATGA
- the purT gene encoding formate-dependent phosphoribosylglycinamide formyltransferase: MWGAPFSAQAKKMLLLGSGELGKEVVIEAARLGVETIAVDRYENAPAMQVAHRSYCIDMLDGEALKQLIRKEQPHYIVPEIEAIATEALLELEEEGFCVVPTARAARLTMDREGIRRLAAEQLNLPTAAYLFADSLEQLQEAVRELGTPCVIKPLMSSSGKGQSVCRVPEDAANCWEAALSGARGKSVRVIVESFVKFESEITLLTVRSVSGTVFCPPIGHIQKDGDYVESWQPHAMTSEQWEQACLIAKTVTDELGGYGLFGVELFLTADGVVFSEISPRPHDTGMVTMVTQDSSEFALHVRAILGFPVTEVHLLTPGASATLKADVETSDFTIRGMEDALALPRTQVRVFGKPETKQGRRMAAALSAGTDVEEARKTAVQAANMLKVEVNHVQ; this comes from the coding sequence ATGTGGGGTGCTCCTTTTTCGGCTCAAGCCAAAAAAATGCTGCTGCTAGGCAGCGGAGAATTGGGTAAAGAGGTCGTGATTGAGGCCGCACGTCTGGGCGTAGAAACGATCGCTGTTGATCGTTACGAGAATGCACCAGCCATGCAGGTCGCACATCGATCTTACTGCATCGACATGTTAGATGGCGAGGCATTGAAACAATTGATCCGTAAGGAACAACCGCATTACATCGTACCTGAGATTGAAGCCATTGCAACAGAGGCACTGCTCGAACTTGAGGAAGAAGGCTTTTGTGTCGTACCAACGGCTCGTGCTGCTCGCTTGACTATGGATCGTGAAGGTATCCGTCGATTGGCAGCCGAACAGCTGAATCTTCCTACTGCGGCTTACCTTTTTGCGGATAGTCTGGAGCAGCTTCAGGAAGCTGTCCGTGAACTGGGGACACCATGCGTTATTAAACCACTGATGAGTTCATCCGGTAAAGGTCAGAGTGTCTGCCGTGTGCCGGAAGATGCAGCGAATTGCTGGGAAGCGGCACTTTCAGGAGCGCGCGGCAAATCCGTACGTGTTATCGTGGAAAGCTTTGTAAAGTTTGAGAGTGAGATTACACTGCTCACCGTCAGATCTGTGTCGGGTACTGTTTTTTGTCCTCCGATTGGTCACATCCAGAAGGATGGGGATTATGTCGAATCATGGCAGCCTCACGCGATGACCTCTGAGCAGTGGGAACAGGCTTGTCTAATTGCAAAGACGGTCACGGATGAGCTGGGAGGGTATGGGCTTTTTGGCGTCGAACTCTTCCTGACTGCCGATGGTGTGGTGTTCAGTGAAATATCTCCTCGACCGCATGATACAGGTATGGTTACGATGGTTACGCAGGATAGCTCTGAATTTGCGCTTCATGTGCGTGCCATTCTTGGTTTTCCCGTCACAGAAGTACATTTGCTGACACCGGGAGCTTCAGCTACGCTGAAGGCCGATGTTGAAACATCTGATTTCACGATTCGTGGAATGGAAGATGCGCTGGCCCTGCCTCGTACTCAGGTTCGTGTATTTGGTAAACCTGAAACGAAACAGGGACGCCGGATGGCTGCGGCGCTTAGTGCTGGAACAGATGTGGAAGAAGCTCGTAAAACAGCGGTTCAAGCCGCAAATATGCTGAAAGTGGAGGTAAATCATGTCCAATAA
- a CDS encoding GNAT family N-acetyltransferase, protein MSNNVEAPVLMIRECELRDAEAVTGLMREVSYPTTTNVMKERIESMESNPNACMLVAEVDEQIIGVVGLQCVQSHAYPEPAAQITSLIVGQEYRGSGIGRRLMARAEDWGKKKGGKQLFVTGANREVTSTTYSFYEHIGFQKKGYRFSKVLL, encoded by the coding sequence ATGTCCAATAATGTGGAGGCCCCTGTACTGATGATCCGAGAGTGTGAACTGCGAGATGCTGAAGCGGTAACGGGATTGATGCGAGAGGTCAGCTATCCGACAACAACCAATGTTATGAAAGAGCGCATTGAGAGTATGGAGAGCAATCCCAACGCGTGCATGCTTGTTGCCGAAGTGGATGAACAGATTATTGGTGTGGTTGGCTTGCAATGTGTTCAAAGTCATGCCTATCCGGAACCTGCTGCCCAGATTACTTCTTTAATCGTGGGTCAGGAATATCGCGGAAGCGGCATCGGCCGCCGCCTGATGGCTCGTGCTGAAGACTGGGGCAAAAAGAAGGGTGGTAAGCAGCTGTTCGTCACGGGTGCCAATCGTGAAGTGACTTCAACGACTTATTCCTTCTATGAGCATATTGGTTTTCAGAAGAAGGGATATCGCTTCAGTAAAGTTCTTTTATAA
- a CDS encoding CAP domain-containing protein, whose protein sequence is MNLKKNWMKTVVTGSLTAVLAVGIMLPASASAADSTYNTTTTYKVVNADSLKAYIESWLKQNGYKVSEGQAVEKPAAQPETKPEQPSTPAKPVQEEKPAPTTPAKDPSSTGSNGTQSSQSDFAAQVVKLVNAERAKAGLGALASDSLLDKVAMAKVKDMSSNNYFDHQSPTYGSPFDMMKQFGVTYSYAGENIAKGQKTPQEVVTAWMNSAGHRANILSKNFTHIGVGFYNGYWAQEFIGK, encoded by the coding sequence ATGAATTTGAAGAAGAACTGGATGAAAACCGTTGTGACAGGCAGTCTGACAGCTGTACTCGCTGTAGGAATTATGCTTCCCGCCTCCGCGTCTGCTGCAGATTCAACATATAACACGACTACAACGTATAAAGTTGTGAATGCAGATAGCCTGAAAGCTTATATCGAGTCATGGCTCAAGCAAAACGGATACAAGGTATCTGAAGGACAAGCCGTTGAGAAACCAGCAGCACAGCCTGAAACTAAACCTGAACAGCCAAGCACACCTGCAAAGCCAGTACAAGAAGAGAAACCGGCACCGACAACACCAGCCAAAGATCCTTCAAGCACAGGCAGTAACGGTACTCAAAGCTCACAATCCGATTTCGCTGCACAAGTGGTGAAACTGGTAAACGCTGAACGTGCCAAAGCAGGTCTCGGTGCACTGGCATCAGACTCGCTTCTGGACAAGGTCGCTATGGCCAAAGTTAAAGATATGAGCAGCAATAACTATTTTGACCACCAGTCTCCAACGTATGGTTCTCCGTTTGATATGATGAAACAATTCGGAGTAACTTACAGCTACGCTGGCGAAAACATCGCTAAAGGTCAAAAAACACCTCAGGAAGTTGTAACTGCCTGGATGAACAGTGCGGGTCACCGTGCGAACATCCTAAGCAAAAACTTTACGCATATCGGTGTAGGTTTCTATAACGGATATTGGGCTCAAGAGTTTATCGGTAAATAA
- a CDS encoding GDSL-type esterase/lipase family protein, giving the protein MKKNKNLDSAPWIWRSVSTISIAATLLLLFGFGYAIKDVIYPQGDSKLNDGQKAVGSAQEAPNGTNKGIVEDGKIRMAVIGDSLARGTGDDEGLGFVRRAGNLLKDEGYDVQVLNNLGVNGLRTDALLKKLDEQGVKYVLEQSNFILLSIGANDLFQGGQVLQGEDPPTAEKLAAALPETSKRLQEILKKVKEINPNAQIMYIGLYNPFGNVKDLEKPGNAVVAAWNDAAMSILNNEDKMSLVPTFDLFENHLDEYLSSDHFHPNGQGYQQMAVRIAQEYQGNKSAEGSAK; this is encoded by the coding sequence ATGAAAAAGAACAAAAATCTTGATTCAGCGCCCTGGATCTGGAGAAGTGTAAGTACGATATCCATTGCAGCAACATTATTGCTGCTGTTCGGATTTGGTTACGCCATAAAAGATGTGATTTATCCTCAAGGAGACTCGAAGCTTAATGATGGACAGAAGGCTGTCGGGTCAGCCCAGGAAGCACCAAATGGCACTAATAAAGGGATTGTCGAAGATGGGAAGATTCGAATGGCTGTCATCGGAGATTCTCTTGCCAGAGGTACAGGGGATGATGAAGGACTAGGGTTTGTAAGGCGGGCGGGCAATCTGCTGAAAGATGAAGGTTATGACGTTCAGGTGCTAAATAATCTGGGTGTGAACGGCCTGCGAACCGATGCATTATTAAAAAAGCTGGATGAACAAGGCGTCAAGTATGTCTTGGAACAGTCCAACTTTATTCTGCTCTCGATCGGTGCAAATGACCTGTTTCAAGGCGGACAGGTTCTTCAGGGTGAAGACCCGCCTACTGCGGAAAAATTGGCTGCGGCACTGCCAGAAACGTCGAAAAGGCTGCAGGAGATTTTGAAGAAAGTGAAAGAAATCAACCCCAACGCGCAGATCATGTACATCGGATTATATAATCCGTTTGGTAATGTGAAAGACCTGGAAAAGCCGGGGAATGCTGTTGTCGCTGCCTGGAATGATGCGGCAATGTCGATTTTGAACAATGAAGATAAAATGAGCCTTGTGCCGACATTTGATCTGTTTGAGAATCATCTGGATGAGTATCTTTCATCGGACCATTTCCATCCCAATGGACAAGGTTATCAGCAGATGGCTGTTCGCATTGCACAGGAATATCAGGGGAACAAATCGGCAGAAGGGAGCGCAAAATAA